From a region of the Apis cerana isolate GH-2021 linkage group LG13, AcerK_1.0, whole genome shotgun sequence genome:
- the LOC133667177 gene encoding uncharacterized protein LOC133667177: protein MENLLAKGIHKIDQIKLLFHHMRMEENIIQDSKETQIRTKYIGDSRHIIEIFLWMTYANIILYSMLGLCPAIFIMPLNEPHIRMLHYVTLFSVNGTIYFYILCLDFLFVIIFGLLSIICTETIIGLYIYHTCVLFKIISHRIKKIIAYLTMFNLSSKQIDSKLAELYRVVDMHNQAIQLLDIMIKNSGKQFMISALLSMISMAINLHRLVNAITIKKDQLEILISLIIFANHLVIMFLCNHTAQILMNNSEEFFHELYISVWYSVPLKVQKILLLIMIRSSTACIFHICGVFVPCHAGFTTMLSTSFSYFTLIYSIQ from the exons ATGGAAAATCTCCTTGCAAAAGGTATACACAAAATCGAtcaa ataaaacttttatttcatcacATGCGtatggaagaaaatataatacaagatTCAAAAGAAACACAGATACGAACGAAATACATTGGTGATTCTCGtcatataatcgaaatatttctat ggatgacttatgcaaatattatattgtacagTATGTTGGGATTGTGTCCTGCAATATTCATAATGCCTTTGAACGAACCTCATATACGTATGCTTCATTATGTTACATTATTTTCTGTCAAtggaactatatatttttatattttatgcttagattttttatttgttatcatATTTGGATTACTATCTATAATATGTACGGAAACGATAATTggactttatatttatcatacatgcgtgctatttaaaattattag ccatcgaataaaaaagattattgcgTATTTAACTATGTTTAATCTCTCATCGAAGCAAATTGACTCGAAACTCGCAGAGCTTTATCGTGTAGTGGATATGCATAACCAAGCTATCCA GCTTCtcgatattatgataaaaaattcaggAAAACAATTTATGATATCTGCTCTTCTAAGTATGATTTCAATGGCAATAAATCTGCATCga CTAGTAAATGCGATTACAATCAAGAAGGatcaattagaaattttaatttctcttataatttttgccaatcaTTTGGTGATTATGTTTTTATGCAATCATACTGCTCAGATTCTTATGAACAACagtgaagaattttttcatgaatt ATATATATCTGTATGGTATTCTGTACCATTAAAAgttcaaaagattttattacttattatgaTACGAAGCTCAACGGCATGTATATTTCACATCTGTGGTGTGTTCGTTCCATGCCATGCAGGATTTACAAcg ATGTTGAGTACCtcgttttcatattttacattgATATACTCGATACAATAG
- the LOC133667143 gene encoding uncharacterized protein LOC133667143 — translation MILRVLHDSRYLTIKMDVFDKYYHTYRIILKIIGLWPYNNSIYVWIQRLLLLTFYLGNVIFQIMSLLRSEITVQNCILILSTTCPLIIILLRYISFIIFFPTIKLLFHHMRMEENIIQDSKETEIRTKYIGESRHMIEIFLRIPYATIAFYSMLVLYFIISDFIMPLNETYIRILHYVTLFSVNRIIYFYILCLNFLVVIIFGLLSIICTESITGLYSCHTGVLFKFISHRIQKITKYLTIFNLSSKQIDSKLAELYHVVDMHNQAIQLLNIVINNSGKQYMISSLLLVISMAINLHRLINAFTIKKDQLEILISLIIFTNQLVFTFLCNHSAQILINNSEEFFHELYISVWYSVPLKVQKILLLIMIRSSTACIFHICGVFVPCHAGFTTVICLSTNVIIILIQN, via the exons ATGATTCTTCGAGTTCTACATGACAGTCGATATCTGACTATAAAGATGGACGTATTCGACAAATACTATCATACCTAtcgtattatattgaaaattataggaTTATGGCCATACAATAATTCAATCTATGTATGGATTCAgagattattgttattgacATTCTATCTTGGGAATGTAATATTTCAG ataatgtCACTTCTAAGATCTGAAATTACGgtacaaaattgtattttaatattatctacgACTTGtccattgataataattttattacgatatataagttttataatattttttcctacg ATAAAACTTCTATTTCATCATATGCGtatggaagaaaatataatacaagattcaaaagaaacagaaatacgaACGAAATACATCGGTGAATCACGTCACatgatcgaaatatttttac gaaTACCTTATGCAACTATTGCATTTTATAGTATGTtggtattgtattttataatatcagatTTCATAATGCCTTTGAACGAAACTTATATACGTATCCTTCATTACGTTACATTATTTTCTGTcaatcgaattatatatttttatattttatgcttgAATTTTTTAGTTGTTATCATATTtggattattatctataatatgtaCAGAATCGATAACTGGACTTTATAGTTGTCATACAGGTgtgttgtttaaatttattag ccatcgaatacaaaagattacaaagtatttaactatatttaatCTCTCATCGAAGCAAATTGACTCGAAACTCGCAGAGCTTTATCATGTGGTGGATATGCATAACCAAGCTATCCA GCTTCTcaatatcgtaataaataattcaggaAAACAATATATGATATCCAGTCTTTTACTCGTGATTTCGATGGCTATAAATCTGCATCGA ctAATAAATGCGTTTACAATTAAGAAGGatcaattagaaattttaatttctcttataatttttaccaatCAATTAgtgtttacatttttatgcaACCATAGTGCTCAGATACTTATAAATAACagtgaagaattttttcatgaatt ATATATATCTGTATGGTATTCCGTACCATTAAAAGtacaaaagattttattacttattatgaTACGAAGCTCAACGGCATGTATATTTCACATCTGTGGTGTGTTCGTTCCATGTCACGCAGGATTTACAACGGTAATTTGTTTGAGTACGAATGTCatcatcattttaattcaaaactaa